The DNA region ACCAGAAAATGCTCCGCCCGCGCCCGCATTCTCCGGTCGAGCGCGGCCAGTCGCTCGCCGCAATCCGCCAGCCGGTCCGTCAGCGCATCGTGCCCAAAAAGCAGCCCGGCAAACTCCGGCGTCAGTGCTCCGCTTTCTCCCATATTCGGAATTCCGAGCGCCGCCGCCACCTGCGCAAACGCCACAATCATCTCCGCCCTCGGCTCAAAATCATCCGCCTCCGGCACCGCGCCAAAACCAAACACGCTCAGCCGCAACCGCGCCGCCCGCCCCAACGTCAGGTCCGCACCACTCGCACCAAACCACTCCGCCACCTGGAGCCGCGTCTCGAAGTTAAACAACTCCTGCAACGCATCCCAGGACTCGACCGTGAGCTCGCCCGAACGCTCCGCGAGCACCGCCTCGATCTGGAATTGCCGCAGTGCCGAGCGCACATCGTCGCTCCAAATCCCGCGCGCACCCACGGCCACGTCACTCAACGGATAACCCAGCCGCCGCAAGCGGTCGCGCACCGCCGCGATTCGCGCCGCTTCGTCTTCCGGCGCGATCGCCAGATCCTCACGATCCAGCGTCATCGGCGTGACTTCGCCCGCATCGCACGCCGCGTTGAAATAACGCTCCGCCCCGACGAGTCCATTGAGCGGATCGAGATCGGCCTCGGCCGTGCGAAAAGCGTCGAGTGCTTCGGCGGACATCAACGTGTCCTACGCGCTCACTTCTTCCCCAGAAACCCGCCGATCAGGTCGAGCACGGCGCGACGCGAATCGATCCCGGATTTCACCGCCGCATTGTGCGCGTCGAGAATCCACTGCGGCGGCGCTTCGTCGGCGATGAATGTCCGCACGTCGCTGTCGAAATCGATGACCGTCGCGAGCGCGACCTTGAGCTGACCGCTGCCAGCCGTCGCCTTCGTCATGAGTTTGTCCCACTCGAGATCGTCTTTGACGATGCCCGTGATGTTGCCGCGGAAGGTGATGACTTCGAGTGAACTGAGGTCGACGATCGCGTTCTTGATGGAAGCGACCGCGCCCTCGATGCCGGTGAGTGATTCGTTTTTAGCCATGGAAGGATGGAGATTAAGCTGCGTGACAACGCATAGCCTGTCTTCGCGAAAAGTCAGCTGGTTGTTACGAAGACCTCACCCGCTCGATCACGCTCACTCGTAGCGCGCGCTGCGGCCGAAATAATTCAGCAGCCAGATTTCTTTCCACACGCGGTAACGTCCCTCGTAGGTCATCTTGCCAAAGTCCTCGCGGTCCGCGTGCGGCATCAGAAAACCGAGCTCGGTGTTCACCTGCTCCAGCTCCCGCTGCTGCGCGTTCAGATCATTCAACGGCTCCGTCGTCCACGGCAGCGCCATCTCGCCAGCCTTCGCCAGCCGCGCGCGGTGGCTGGCAAGCAATGTGGCGAGCGAACGCGTCCACGGACGACGCTCCACCAGCCAGTTCTCGGGATAGAAACCGCCGAACGGGAGAAACAGATTATCCGTCACGTAACGGTAGCCGCTCACCGTCTGGGTCGAGAGGCTGCAACACACGGAAATCGCGCCGTTGATCTGCGGGAGAAACGTGATCTGCACACGCGTCGCGGCGCTGGCGTCTTGATAAACGGATACGCGCAAGTGTACGCCCTGGCCGACCTCGGCCTTGAGCGCCTGCACTTGTTTGAAGTTTTGCGCGCGCAGCCAGTCGCGCAGTTTTAGCAATCGCGGATTCGTCGGCCATTCTTCGCCGGAGGTGTTGGCGGTAAACTTCGGAAACAGCGGCAGCGAACTCACACTGAGCGCTTTGATCGCGAGCCAGTTGTAGAGCGTCTCGCCGAGAAACCAGATAAGCAAAAACGCCACCGCCACAGCCCAATACGGCCGGTCGATTAACTCGTAATGCGTGGCGATCAACGCGCCGCCGGTGCCGAAGATGATCCAGCGCAGCCAGCGATTCACGATGGCGAGTACCGGCGAAGCGAGGCGCAGGTTGAGCTGAAAGAGCGCGAACGAGAGGATCGTCGCCGCAAAAATCAGGTAGGTCGGGTCGAACATGGTGGAGGCAAAAAGGGCGGCTGGTCGAAACCAGCCGCCCAAAGGCAAAGAGGATGTGGCTGGCGGCGTGTTAGCTCAGGCGCACCGGCATGATTACGCAGATGAAGCTTTCCAGCGTCTTGAACACGCCGGGACTCACTTCGTCTTTCAGCTCAAAGAAAACCTCGTCCTTCGACAACGCGCGGAGCGGGTCCATGATGAACTGTGGGTTGAACGCGACTTGGAGATCCGGGCCACTGTAGGCGATGGCCATCGATTCGTGCGCCTCGCCGAAGTCGGGGCTTTGCGCGGTGATTTCGAGGAGGTTGCTGGTGACTTTGATCTTCACCGAGTTCGACTTCTCGCTGCACACGAGCGCGGCGCGGTGGACGCACTGCTGGAAGAGTTCGCGCTCCAGCTTGATGCGCTGGTGGGTCTCTTTCGGAATGACCTGATTGTAGTTCGGGTAGTTACCCTCCACGACCTTCGAGTAGAGGTAGATGCTGTCGATCAGGCCGCTGGTGTCCTTGTCGGTGTTGAGCTGGAACGCCGCGCGGCGGTCATTAAACGAGATCTTCAGCTTCTCCCCCTTGTCCAGCATCCGGAGGAGCTCTCCGACCGTTTTAGCGGGCAGGATGATGCTTCCAGCGCTGGCTGCGGGGACGTCGAGCTCCTTGGAAATCAGCGCGAGGCGGCGGCCGTCGGTGGCGACGAGCGAGAGTTTGCCGTCTTTGAAGTTAAAATAGACGCCGTTGAGGATGTAGCGCGTCTCGTCGGTGGACTGCGCGTAGGCGACGCTCTTGAGCATCGCGGTGAGTTCGGCCTGCTCGAGGGTGAAGGACTTCTCGTCGCCGAACTCGGGCAGCGGCGGGAACTCTTCCTTGCCGATGCCCATGATTTTGAAATTGGACCCGCCGGACGCGAGTTTCACCTGGTGATTGGGAGCGCCATCGAAGACGACATCGACGTTGGGCAGCTCGCGGACGATCGTGGCGAGGCGTTTGACCGGAAGAGTGACGGAGCCGGGTTCTTTGACCTCGGCCTTGATTTTGCAGCGGATGCCGAGATCGAGATTGGTCGTCGTGAGGGTGATGTGGTCCTTCTCCGCTTCGATGAGGACGTTGCTCAGGATGGGCATCGTGGCTTTGGAGCCGACGACGTTGAGAACTTGGGCGAGTCCGTTGCTGAAGTGATCGCGATTGATCTTAAATTTCATGTGTTGCTGGAAGGGGTCACTGGCTCAGCGGCGTAAGGAAATTAACAAAGTCTAAATAATACCTAGTTCAATAAGGAATGTTATCAGTATCAGTATGTGCTGTGAAAAAGACTGATAACCGTCCGGTTTTCACTGGAGAAAAGCGTGCTCGGGAAGCTGTGAACAAATGAAAACGCAGGTCGAATAACGGGGCACTTGTTCGCACGGTTAAAGTTGTTGGAAGGTTGCCGGGAAGTTGCTCACACCTTGGGCCCAAAGGGCGGTTGGGTGATGCTCTGGCCGGTGGCGCGGCGCCGCCAGTGACGGACAAGGCCGAAGAAAATGTAGCCGAGGCAGATCACGAGGAAGCCGATCTCTTTGTAGAAAACGAGGAGGCTCACAAGGGCGATGCCGCCGATGAAGGGTTTCATGCGCGTCTGCGTCTGCATACCGAGGTTTTTGCCGCTGGGGTAGCGGATGGTGCTCATCATCAGGAGCGCGATCATCACCATGAGCGGCGGCAGCGCGAGGGCCCAGCGGTTGAGCGATTTGTCGGTCTGCACGATCTCGACCAGAAAAAGCACTGTCGCGGCCACCGTACTGGCGGCGGCAGGGACAGGCAGGCCGATGAAGTCCTTGCTCGATTCTTTCGCAGAGCGATGCAGGAGCGGGTTCGTGATGACGTTGAAGCGGGCCAGGCGCATCGCGGCGCAGAGCAGGTAGATGAAACCGACGCACCAGCCGATGTTGCGGAACCACTCATAGCCCGCAGTCGGCGACAGGATGAAGAAGAACATCATCAATGCCGGTGCTACGCCGAAGGACACGACATCGGCCAGCGAATCAAACTCCGCACCGAAGAGCGATTCGCGCCCACCCATGCGCGCCAGACGGCCATCAAGGGTGTCGAAGGCGGCCGCACCAAAAATGAAGTAT from Nibricoccus aquaticus includes:
- the dnaN gene encoding DNA polymerase III subunit beta, with translation MKFKINRDHFSNGLAQVLNVVGSKATMPILSNVLIEAEKDHITLTTTNLDLGIRCKIKAEVKEPGSVTLPVKRLATIVRELPNVDVVFDGAPNHQVKLASGGSNFKIMGIGKEEFPPLPEFGDEKSFTLEQAELTAMLKSVAYAQSTDETRYILNGVYFNFKDGKLSLVATDGRRLALISKELDVPAASAGSIILPAKTVGELLRMLDKGEKLKISFNDRRAAFQLNTDKDTSGLIDSIYLYSKVVEGNYPNYNQVIPKETHQRIKLERELFQQCVHRAALVCSEKSNSVKIKVTSNLLEITAQSPDFGEAHESMAIAYSGPDLQVAFNPQFIMDPLRALSKDEVFFELKDEVSPGVFKTLESFICVIMPVRLS
- the pssA gene encoding CDP-diacylglycerol--serine O-phosphatidyltransferase; its protein translation is MADELDPQEDPYHVRNASRIYFLPNLMTAGNLFCGFMSVIHCIQARLAETSGGTYLGNSNTDHYRYAVYFIFGAAAFDTLDGRLARMGGRESLFGAEFDSLADVVSFGVAPALMMFFFILSPTAGYEWFRNIGWCVGFIYLLCAAMRLARFNVITNPLLHRSAKESSKDFIGLPVPAAASTVAATVLFLVEIVQTDKSLNRWALALPPLMVMIALLMMSTIRYPSGKNLGMQTQTRMKPFIGGIALVSLLVFYKEIGFLVICLGYIFFGLVRHWRRRATGQSITQPPFGPKV